tattataataatagtaTATAATTCTATTTTAGTATATAATAGAATTATAATGTTGTACTCCTAGGTGGCAACTGGGCACTCCATGCATCTATTTCATGACAAGAAGAAATATCTTTTcgaagaacaaacacaaacttatATACACTGCACCTTTacaattacacattttacaatTAAACATGTCAATCAAAAAGGTAAATTGGCATTAACTGATGTTGACTCACCACGTTCAGACACAACACAGCGTGAGTCCCCAGCATTGGCCACAATCAGCTGCTTCCCTCGGATTAGAGCCACAACAGCTGTGGTGCCGCTGTCTGAACCAGGCTGCAAATACATAAATGTTGCACACTGTTAAATTCCAGGACAGTTTACTGAGCCAATTTTACCACCCCTCTGCATATGAAACAAATGAGTCACCTACAGTCAGACTAAAACAATGgacaaaaacaacttaaaagCCTTTAGACATTtttcaacagagaaaagaatTTAAGACATCCAGCAGAGTCTCGTCCACTGACAAGAGTCATTACAAATCATTTGCTTCTGCAGTTATGTGGCCAACTTATTGTAGGTTCTAACTTGTTCTAACTCCATAAACTCTACATTGATGTTCCAATTCTTGCATTTAGGTGAATGCAACATTACCCGTTACACACCTCTTCCTTGCCGTCCATTCCAGGGAGACACatttcatcctcctcctcctcctcctcagaatcttcctcaccctcctctgtgtcctcctcatCTTCCAGTTCACTGCTGTCATCTTCTTCGCTGCCatcctaattaaaaaaaaaaaaaaatgttattacaatGCTTCTCAAAAGTGAATGTGCTTCCAAAGCCAAACAGGGTTAATTCTGATCTCCTGCTCTCACTTCTTCATCActgccatcctcctcctcctctccttcctctgaTTCCTCACTGTCATCAAAAAACCTGGACTTGGAATCTCCTGCAGCCTTTGAGGacaaagaagagcaggaagGACCAGCATCTCCTTCTacctttccagccttttcttCTCCATTGGAGCTTCCTGACTCTCCAGAGTCATCTGCTGTCAAGAAGAAATGAGGTCAACATGAGATGCTGACCAAGAGGAACAGGGTGCAAAAACATGTGGAGGAGAGTAAAGAAAAATACCCTTATTGAGTGGTCAGATTTagattttcatgtatttttggtAAATCCATTTCTATGcatatgatttttaaaatatatatattaaaaatgttgcaCATATATTTTCAATATCGGAAAGGCACATAAAATAGAAACTTAGTTAGAATGTTCTTTTGACAAGTTTTAATAAGCCATTTCATCTTTGCAGACAAGATTAGAAGACTCGTGAATTCCAGCTCAGTACCTCCACTGCTACCTTCACCTCCTCCTGTTTGCCTACATGCTCGCAGTCTAGAGATGCATGCTGCTCCTTCACGTTCTTTCACCTTCCTATTGCTCTCCTGCCCCACCTCTCCGTTCAGCCCATCCTTCTTCTGTCCTTCCCCACCCTCCACTTTGTCTCCTAAACCTTCAGAGTTCGAGCATGATGCCTTCCTAGCAGCCGCACTGAGGAcaacacagaaaggaaaagacgATGTGTTAACCATATGAGTCTTAAATCTTTAAAAGACAGGACCATACTGATTCTGTCCCTACAAGTCTTCAGTTGTCATTAAGTTAACACATTCAATTTTAACTGAAACTGCACTAAACTTTAATGACTTTTTGGTTAGGGACTTGTGATGCACTATTTTACATAAATTAACTTCGGGAAATTCAAGTCCCCATTTTATTGGCTGCTAAAGTCCTTAAGTACTCCTTAATAACAACAAACTGTGAGCCCCTACATGGACATGTCAAATAAGATGATAGCTAGACTACCTGATGGCAGCAGCATGTTTGACAGCATTGCAGTTCTGTCCATAGCGTACCAGCAACTCCTCTATGGTCATGGTGGCCTCCTCGTGGAGTAATGCTGCCTCCTCTGTGTCCACTTAGAAGAGAAGGAACATGTACTCAAAGTTATCATTATTACCTGAAATATTCCAACAGCAATGCATGCAAACAAACTTCAGCATGTTTGTTTATACATTCTTGGTTGTGTTTGTGGaatttctctttaaaaaaatgtattgttataATTAGTATTTCTTTTCCTTGTTTAATATATTATACAGGATGTCCCCAATTATACTCCTGATACCAGGCCACTGGACTAAATTTATTAATGATGAACTCACAATCATCCTCCTCAGCCACCTTTTCAGCAGGCGGCTCCTCAGTGGGCCTTCCAGCGATCTGGACCAGCTCCTTGATGACATCATCTGTGGTCATTCTGCTGTCGATGGCCAAGAAGGCATCTTCCAGAGCCTGCAAACAACATGCAAGAAAGGTGTGTGTTAAATATTAAGCAGCAGTTTAAAGTTCAATATTAGAGTCATTTCTTAGGACaattcaaagttttttttttcagtgcgTCACCTTTTGCAGTTTTCCATCTTTATATGTCTTCTGCTCCTTGATGATGTCAGGAAGATACTTTGAACAGTACAGAGCCACCTCTTCACCTGAAAGGGAACATCCACTTACATAAAGTCTCAGGTCTGTACACACAGTACTGGAGGAGGTGTGTGAGACAAACAAAGGGTAAAAACCACGGAAACACTTcacggtgtgagtgtgttgtgATGCATAATTCAAAAGGGAACTGACTGTGTTTATGATGATAAATGCATTGTGTTATAGATTGGCAAGATCTGGCCAAGTcctaaaatacatacatacatgcatgcattttGCATGTTAGTGATAAACACTAGAAAATGTTCcccaaaataatataaaaacagcttttggatagtatgtgtttgtgttacctCCATGTCCATCATACACAGCGAACATGGCCGTCTCCTCATCAAACTCTGGGATACAATTGTGAGCATCCtacacaacaaacaacataaaagtacacattaaaatacagaaaacatgaCACCTTCTCAACTGTAAACCAAACCAATCAAAAATCCTTATTGGAAAAACGGTTATTTAGCAAGTGAGATGGGGTAAGATACAGCAGCAAAAATCAATTATATGCGCTTCAATGTTGTGGGAGAGTGTTTGCAGTGTAACTCAGCATAGTACGTAAAACCATGAGCATAGGTTATAGGCAGTAATCCATCGATGGAGTTGATAGGAAAAAAATAGGAGAGTGACGGACAACACTCATTTCCATACAAATAACCTTATACAGGGAATGGATTTGGGCTCACAACCCTTTAATTCACCATTTACAAGTCGAGACAAGTACATCTCGCCGCGTTCAGTTAACAGAGTGGCGGCATGGTTGCCTTTCATTCCGTCATTTATTCTCCGCCTCACCTCCATGGAAACACGCCAGCCTTGCATGGCAGCGAAACCGTAGCTCATGTTGCTGTTGCCGCCATCGGATGAGGTCTTGCTCGTGTTAGGTTGCGACAGATAAGCCCCCATGGTTTTCGGGTTCTATGGGTTTACACCTGGAGGAAGATGGTAcgaaaaaaacatcacaatttagcttcacagaaacacacgcaAATACGCTCCCGTGTCACAATTCAATTGCATTAACTAGCTTGAGTAGTTACGGCTGCTTGCTAGatagctagctaacattagcaacaCCACAAGAAAAAGTAGACGCATCgactaacgttagctaacatAACCATGCTAACAGGAACAACCCAAACCTCCAGCCATAACCTTTGCCCCTGCCAAACGAACAGCTCCCCAGTTGTGCAAAGCTCAAACACTTGTCACCACCAGTTAATTTACCTATTTTGACGGAGCACGATGAGCTTATAAATGAGTCTTAAAGACCGAGATTCACATAGGAACGATTACACGTGTGAAAGCAAACGCCGCTATCAACACAGAGACCGAAAAGAAGTAGGAGTCGTGGAGGAAGTAAGCACGCGCGCATGTCCCTTTCGTTAAGACAAGGGGGAGTGATCGGCACGTACGTCATACGTCATTGcgt
The Mastacembelus armatus chromosome 3, fMasArm1.2, whole genome shotgun sequence DNA segment above includes these coding regions:
- the ppm1g gene encoding protein phosphatase 1G isoform X1, with amino-acid sequence MGAYLSQPNTSKTSSDGGNSNMSYGFAAMQGWRVSMEDAHNCIPEFDEETAMFAVYDGHGGEEVALYCSKYLPDIIKEQKTYKDGKLQKALEDAFLAIDSRMTTDDVIKELVQIAGRPTEEPPAEKVAEEDDLDTEEAALLHEEATMTIEELLVRYGQNCNAVKHAAAISAAARKASCSNSEGLGDKVEGGEGQKKDGLNGEVGQESNRKVKEREGAACISRLRACRQTGGGEGSSGADDSGESGSSNGEEKAGKVEGDAGPSCSSLSSKAAGDSKSRFFDDSEESEEGEEEEDGSDEEDGSEEDDSSELEDEEDTEEGEEDSEEEEEEDEMCLPGMDGKEEPGSDSGTTAVVALIRGKQLIVANAGDSRCVVSERGKAVDMSYDHKPEDEVELARIKNAGGKVTMDGRVNGGLNLSRAIGDHFYKRNKILPPEEQMISAMPDVKVLTLNEDHDFMVIACDGIWNVLSSQEVVDFISERIKPDESGKARPLSSIVEELLDHCLAPNTCGDGTGCDNMTCIIVTFQPHPSPALSDDTKKRKHQEDTEGSELEENGNNTKKAKSDTKRSQTPS
- the ppm1g gene encoding protein phosphatase 1G isoform X2; the protein is MGAYLSQPNTSKTSSDGGNSNMSYGFAAMQGWRVSMEDAHNCIPEFDEETAMFAVYDGHGGEEVALYCSKYLPDIIKEQKTYKDGKLQKALEDAFLAIDSRMTTDDVIKELVQIAGRPTEEPPAEKVAEEDDLDTEEAALLHEEATMTIEELLVRYGQNCNAVKHAAAISAAARKASCSNSEGLGDKVEGGEGQKKDGLNGEVGQESNRKVKEREGAACISRLRACRQTGGGEGSSGDDSGESGSSNGEEKAGKVEGDAGPSCSSLSSKAAGDSKSRFFDDSEESEEGEEEEDGSDEEDGSEEDDSSELEDEEDTEEGEEDSEEEEEEDEMCLPGMDGKEEPGSDSGTTAVVALIRGKQLIVANAGDSRCVVSERGKAVDMSYDHKPEDEVELARIKNAGGKVTMDGRVNGGLNLSRAIGDHFYKRNKILPPEEQMISAMPDVKVLTLNEDHDFMVIACDGIWNVLSSQEVVDFISERIKPDESGKARPLSSIVEELLDHCLAPNTCGDGTGCDNMTCIIVTFQPHPSPALSDDTKKRKHQEDTEGSELEENGNNTKKAKSDTKRSQTPS